The Candida orthopsilosis Co 90-125, chromosome 7 draft sequence genome has a window encoding:
- a CDS encoding esterase: protein MDNKSFCVLDNVKKLILHYFTPSASINDTGKLLRESKKVSVLDSRIGQLRFPLTPQQSALKKWNDMHVQARLEKYFYDTKKFPLLNKWSAEAFKYCVLLTYVERNNVIERKKNWWRDFKRL from the coding sequence ATGGATAACAAAAGTTTTTGTGTTTTGGACAACGTTAAAAAGTTAATTTTACACTATTTCACACCAAGTGCTTCGATCAACGATACAGGTAAATTACTTCGTGAACTGAAGAAGGTTTCGGTTCTagattcaagaattggacAGTTGAGATTCCCACTTACTCCTCAACAATCTGCTCTTAAAAAATGGAACGATATGCATGTGCAAGCTCGACTTGAGAAGTATTTTTACGATACAAAGAAGTTTCCCCTTCTAAATAAGTGGAGTGCGGAAGCATTCAAATATTGTGTTTTATTGACCTACGTGGAAAGGAACAATGTCATcgaaaggaaaaagaacTGGTGGCGAGATTTTAAACGCTTATAA
- a CDS encoding Pcd1 protein (S. cerevisiae homolog PCD1 has pyrophosphatase activity and localizes to peroxisome): MLYRFLHSTFFTTHCHPKPLTLHQQPPFKMTMGPESDLIGNLRDYVAPAYRGGKTSVWHRLPITRRSAVFILLFLGNMGELRVLLTKRSSKLRNFPGHVALPGGKADNGLESEWMVSRREMHEEIGLSSNDDALAKLGISIEHITLLPSYLSRTFSCVRPCVGFMKFSNEGDVEATIASKLNLVLNPGESSSIFSCPLKDFLYPAVDEPAREALERVSYHMKWGGIPWSLRSYTFLQNNPNEVEWLKHIKDLSASEDEELGEELDMSDKGRITPPDATPLRSISPSRSRSPTRSTSLQPKDRKKNKDLSSWGRLGSRTDEETNEKIYDVWGLTANILHDLSEIVYTRDRIGKRQIGEEEMIYCLHEFGHLMQQKERSDAEVKLIHSSNTPASGESEFGFNSILPPEEFNRLKNCINYKT, from the coding sequence ATGCTTTACCGCTTCTTGCATCTGACTTTTTTCACCACACATTGTCATCCCAAACCACTCacacttcatcaacaaccaccATTCAAGATGACAATGGGTCCAGAATCAGACCTTATAGGAAACCTTCGTGACTACGTAGCTCCAGCTTATCGCGGCGGCAAGACCTCAGTATGGCATAGACTTCCCATAACAAGAAGATCAGCAGTGTTTATTTTACTCTTTTTGGGAAATATGGGAGAGCTTCGAGTCCTTCTAACCAAGAGATCATCCAAACTAAGAAACTTCCCAGGTCATGTGGCATTACCAGGTGGTAAAGCAGACAATGGACTTGAATCGGAATGGATGGTGAGTCGAAGAGAAATGcatgaagaaattggttTGTCATCAAATGACGATGCTTTGGCGAAATTGGGAATCAGTATAGAGCATATCACGTTATTACCAAGCTATCTATCTCGTACATTTTCATGTGTTAGACCATGTGTTGGGTTTATGAAGTTTAGCAACGAGGGTGACGTCGAAGCTacaattgcatcaaaattgaatcttGTTTTAAACCCGGGGGAGAGctcttcaatattttcatgTCCGTTAAAAGATTTCTTATATCCCGCGGTTGATGAACCGGCAAGAGAAGCGTTGGAAAGAGTTTCATACCATATGAAATGGGGCGGTATACCCTGGTCCTTGAGATCATACacatttttgcaaaacaatcctaatgaagttgaatggTTGAAACATATTAAAGATCTATCAGCACtggaagatgaagagttggGGGAAGAGTTGGACATGTCCGACAAGGGTAGGATAACACCCCCAGATGCTACTCCTTTGAGGTCCATTTCGCCCTCCAGATCTAGATCACCCACAAGAAGTACCTCACTACAACCAAAGGAtaggaagaagaataagGATTTATCATCTTGGGGAAGACTTGGATCTCGTACAGATGAAGAGACAAACGAGAAAATATACGACGTTTGGGGACTCACGGCCAACATCCTTCATGACTTGAGCGAGATTGTTTATACGAGAGAcagaattggaaaaagacaaattggagaagaagaaatgaTCTATTGTCTTCATGAATTTGGTCATCTCATGCAACAAAAGGAAAGAAGTGATGCTGAAGTTAAATTGAtccattcatcaaatacaccTGCTTCTGGTGAGTCCGAGTTTGGATTTAATCTGATCCTACCCCCAGAGGAATTCAATAgattaaaaaattgtataaATTATAAGACATAG
- a CDS encoding Pib1 protein (S. cerevisiae homolog PIB1 has ubiquitin-protein ligase activity, phosphatidylinositol-3-phosphate binding, has role in protein ubiquitination and localizes to fungal-type membrane, late endosome): MPPRRLVTPVWQDDNEVTECFLCHTTYSIFHRRHHCRKCGKVVCGDCSSREMHYFDNTPIAAPPDISQPNIDGNRSRVRLSKSNEIYKTCDECANEITMIRRALFDEPNSVVNQSDEDNTNGIKYTSREHTHQLPCSSSTTSLNRRNQDGASDSNLCPVCATDLLKEYISDRKNVELISNDDFEKFKEQHISECLVAFDFNTDHSTRFSPESTPKNKMLVYNIPPIPKPQYENIDGIQSASTSVDTSLVPQEKIEEEECVICLEDLKPGDKVGRLECLCVFHYKCIKDWFNKKGYGECPVHFLHK, from the coding sequence ATGCCACCACGAAGACTTGTTACGCCAGTTTGGCAAGACGATAACGAGGTGACTGAGTGTTTCTTGTGTCACACGACCTACAGTATTTTCCATAGGCGGCATCACTGCAGAAAGTGTGGCAAAGTAGTATGTGGCGACTGTTCATCTCGAGAGATGCATTATTTTGACAACACGCCTATAGCAGCACCTCCAGACATATCCCAGCCAAATATCGATGGCAATAGATCAAGAGTACGATTATCAAAACTGAATGAGATATACAAGACTTGTGATGAATGTGCCAATGAGATCACCATGATTCGACGAGctttatttgatgaacCAAACTCAGTAGTGAATCAAAGTGATGAAGACAACACTAACGGAATCAAGTACACGTCGCGAGAACATACACACCAACTTCCGTGCTCCTCATCGACTACATCATTGAATAGACGAAATCAAGATGGTGCAAGCGATAGTAACCTATGTCCTGTTTGTGCAACTGATCTATTGAAGGAGTATATTTCCGATAGGAAAAACGTGGAGCTAATATCGAATGACGACTTTGAGAAGTTCAAGGAACAACATATCAGTGAGTGTCTCGTAgcatttgatttcaataccGACCACTCAACTAGATTCTCACCCGAGCTGACTCCTAAGAACAAAATGTTGGTGTATAATATACCACCAATTCCCAAACCACAATACGAAAATATAGATGGAATCCAATCAGCAAGTACGAGTGTAGATACCTCCCTTGTACCACAAGAGAAAattgaagaggaagaatGTGTTATATGTCTTGAGGATCTAAAGCCAGGAGATAAAGTTGGTAGATTAGAGTGTCTATGTGTTTTCCACTACAAATGCATCAAAGATtggttcaacaaaaaaggtTATGGCGAGTGCCCGGTTCATTTCTTACATAAATAA
- a CDS encoding Pmt5 protein mannosyltransferase (PMT) (expressed at extremely low levels in C. albicans and C. parapsilosis), which produces MSSKKEEVYRSGPYRPYIIESKRRKANNLTKKDVAVVLCLTSVSLLRIYKIYQPANIVFDEIHILRYVQHYFKGTFFLDVHPPLGRFIYYLLAKLTHFDPDIDFEAIGEPYYNMSYTIMRIFSGICGILAVDVTYLIMRLDSDQWVSLFTAAIVLFENSLATQSRFIFLDSALILGQALSIYYLKLSCKTEPEGGSWWWYLVATGLSLGWTISMKLSGFYTLLWVGVFSLFDMYQLLGDLTISTFKWFRLVFYKLLVLLVLPLTIYLSLWKIHFDLLPFEGPNSGLLSPRLRSTFQDYSTSPVEVLYGSTVTIKHNNLEKYLHSHDKTYPKGSQLQQVTLYSHEDPNNEWVVELPRKFYEHKHYNQIRPVKDGEFIRLYHKATERYLHVSDVRPPISEHDYSKEVNCNETRGLLGNTEYEFKLRILNKKPHATNNLPMIKLRATETVFMLVSRDNRCNLISHQDKLPSWGDYQNEVLCVSESTIPNSLWYIESNQHPLLDGKKPHVEFGSVPFLTKVWDLHQAMFRVNADFTTPHKYSSRPESWPFVLKGVAYFQSLPQYTSLTEHTSQIYFLGNVTTYILSFIVVIIAMVKLAFYTLRNFNPYVTYLDSEAKRKFYANALQHVAGWALHYLPYFFIYRNLYAHHYLPALYFAIMNLGEYLNYQNRYIQISVMIGILSSSIYCFIEFIPLIYGTEWGVASCVAHKWFPGWHMDCMTYGG; this is translated from the coding sequence ATGTCGTCGAAGAAGGAGGAAGTATACAGGTCAGGACCATATAGACCATACATTATTGAGTCGAAAAGGCGGAAAGCTAATAACCTCACCAAAAAGGATGTTGCAGTAGTCCTTTGTCTTACATCCGTTTCCCTCCTACGTATCTACAAAATCTACCAACCAGCGAACATTGTATTCGATGAGATCCATATCTTACGATATGTTCAACACTACTTCAAGGGCACATTCTTTCTTGATGTGCATCCTCCATTGGGTAGGTTTATTTACTATTTGTTGGCGAAATTGACCCATTTTGACCCTgacattgattttgaagcCATTGGAGAACCATACTACAACATGTCTTACACAATTATGAGAATATTCTCAGGGATTTGCGGCATTCTAGCCGTCGATGTTACCTATTTGATCATGCGTCTTGATTCAGATCAATGGGTTTCATTATTTACTGCAGCGATagtattgtttgaaaattcattGGCCACACAGTCGAGATTTATCTTTCTAGACTCCGCCTTGATTTTGGGCCAAGCTTTGAGTATTTACTACCTTAAGTTATCATGCAAAACAGAACCAGAAGGAGGATCGTGGTGGTGGTACCTAGTTGCAACAGGGTTGTCACTAGGATGGACAATTTCGATGAAATTGTCTGGGTTTTACACTCTTTTATGGGTAGGAGTCTTTTCCTTGTTTGATATGTACCAGTTGCTTGGTGACTTAACTATTTCCACCTTCAAATGGTTCAGACTTGTATTCTACAAACTTCTCGTCTTGTTGGTTCTACCATTAACAATCTACCTATCATTATGGAAAATACATTTTGATTTACTTCCTTTCGAAGGTCCAAATAGTGGCTTACTCTCACCTAGACTTAGATCCACTTTTCAAGATTACAGCACATCTCCTGTCGAGGTCCTATATGGAAGTACGGTCACCATCAAGCACAATAACCTCGAGAAATATCTTCATTCACATGATAAAACTTACCCTAAGGGATCgcaattgcaacaagtGACCCTATACAGTCATGAGGATCCTAACAATGAGTGGGTGGTAGAATTGCCACGTAAGTTTTATGAACACAAGCATTATAATCAAATTCGACCAGTCAAGGATGGAGAATTCATCAGATTATACCACAAAGCGACTGAAAGATATCTCCATGTCAGCGACGTGAGACCTCCCATTTCTGAGCATGATTACTCGAAAGAAGTAAATTGTAATGAAACAAGGGGATTGTTGGGCAATACAGAGTACGAGTTTAAATTGCGAATTTTAAATAAAAAGCCACATGCTACGAACAATTTACCCATGATCAAGTTACGTGCTACTGAAACTGTATTCATGTTGGTAAGCAGAGATAACAGATGTAACTTAATTAGTCATCAAGATAAGCTTCCAAGCTGGGGTGATTATCAAAATGAAGTTCTATGCGTTCTGGAGTCTACAATTCCCAACTCTTTATGGTACATAGAGTCCAATCAGCATCCATTATTGGATGGCAAGAAACCACATGTGGAATTTGGACTGGTGCCCTTTTTGACTAAAGTTTGGGATCTTCATCAAGCAATGTTTAGAGTGAACGCGGACTTTACTACTCCGCATAAATATAGTTCACGACCTGAATCTTGGCCATTTGTACTCAAAGGTGTTGCTTACTTCCAAAGCTTGCCACAATATACAAGCTTGACAGAGCATACAAGTCAGATCTACTTTTTGGGTAATGTAACAACCTACATACTTAGctttattgttgttattatCGCCATGGTCAAGCTTGCATTCTACACCTTGCGGAACTTTAACCCCTATGTGACTTACCTTGACTCAGAAGCAAAGAGGAAGTTTTATGCCAACGCGTTACAGCATGTTGCAGGATGGGCACTTCATTATTTACCCTACTTTTTCATTTATCGGAACCTTTATGCGCACCATTACTTGCCAGCACTATACTTTGCTATAATGAATTTGGGAGAGTATTtgaattatcaaaacagATACATTCAAATTCTGGTAATGATTGGAATACTTTCGAGTTCTATTTACTGCTTCATTGAGTTTATTCCGCTAATTTATGGAACTGAATGGGGTGTAGCCAGTTGTGTTGCCCATAAATGGTTTCCTGGTTGGCACATGGATTGTATGACTTATGGGGGTTGA
- a CDS encoding Rrp3 protein (S. cerevisiae homolog RRP3 has RNA-dependent ATPase activity and has role in maturation SSU-rRNA from tricistronic rRNA transcript (SSU-rRNA, 5.8S rRNA, LSU-rRNA)): MSSKGVHKKSKSSDATKKLAEKIKKQALLKQKQLQESKESSHETDGDKDANSSVASTTETTIDPDAELKFNTFAELNLVPDLLEAIQQMNFAKPTPIQSEAIPHALEGKDIIGLAVTGSGKTAAFAIPILQALWHAQTPYFGLVLAPTRELAFQIKDTFDALGATMGLRSVCIVGGMDMMDQARDLMRKPHIIVATPGRIMDHLEHTKGFSLKNLKYLVMDEADRLLDMDFGPALDKILKVIPPKRTTYLFSATMTNKIEKLQRASLHNPVRVAVSTKYQTADNLVQSMMLVNDGYKNTILIHLLNEFMGKSIIVFTRTVAHAQRTALLARILGFNAVPLHGQLSQAQRLGSLNKFKSSKANILVATDVAARGLDIPSVDVVINYDIPTDSKAYIHRVGRTARAGRSGKSISLITQYDLEMYLRIENALGKKLPKEEKPSKEVLDALHIHVDKATAEAIRQTKEIHDKRGKRRRDDDREER; this comes from the coding sequence ATGTCATCAAAGGGGGTACATAAAAAGAGCAAGTCATCCGATGCTACAAAGAAACTAGCagaaaagatcaagaagCAAGCTTTACTAAAGCAAAAACAATTACAGGAGTCAAAGGAATCATCACATGAAACAGATGGAGATAAAGATGCAAACTCATCTGTTGCATCTACCACAGAGACTACCATTGATCCCGATGCTGAGCTAAAATTCAACACATTTGCTGAATTAAACCTAGTTCCAGATTTGCTTGAAGCTATTCAGCAAATGAACTTTGCCAAGCCTACTCCCATTCAATCAGAAGCTATTCCCCATGCTCTTGAAGGGAAAGATATTATTGGTTTGGCAGTCACTGGTTCGGGTAAAACAGCAGCATTTgcaattccaattttgcAAGCCCTTTGGCACGCACAGACACCATATTTCGGTTTAGTTCTTGCTCCTACTAGAGAATTAGCATTTCAGATCAAAGACACATTTGACGCTCTTGGGGCCACAATGGGATTAAGGTCAGTATGTATTGTCGGTGGGATGGATATGATGGATCAGGCTAGAGATTTGATGAGAAAACCACACATTATAGTTGCAACACCGGGAAGAATTATGGATCATTTGGAACATACGAAGGGATTCAGcttgaagaatttgaaatatcttGTTATGGACGAAGCTGATCGATTGTTGGATATGGATTTTGGACCTGCATTGGATAAGATATTGAAAGTGATCCCACCAAAACGCACTACATACTTGTTTTCGGCAACGATGAccaacaagattgaaaaattacaacGAGCCAGTTTACATAACCCAGTCAGAGTTGcagtatcaacaaaatatcaaactgCTGACAATTTAGTGCAATCGATGATGTTAGTCAACGATGGGTACAAGAAcacaattttgattcatttgttgaatgagtTCATGGGGAAATCAATCATAGTGTTTACAAGGACTGTAGCACATGCACAAAGAACAGCATTGTTGGCACGAATATTGGGATTCAATGCAGTACCCTTACATGGTCAATTATCACAAGCTCAGAGATTGGGttcattgaacaaatttaaatcttcaaaagcCAACATTTTGGTAGCTACTGATGTTGCCGCAAGAGGTTTGGATATACCTCTGGTTGATGTTGTCATAAACTATGATATTCCAACAGATTCAAAAGCATACATCCACAGAGTAGGGAGAACGGCTAGAGCAGGAAGATCTGGTAAATCTATCTCCTTAATCACACAatatgatttggaaatgtaCTTGAGAATCGAAAATGCCTTGGGAAAGAAGCTCCCAAAGGAAGAGAAGCCTTCAAAAGAAGTGCTTGATGCATTGCACATTCATGTAGATAAAGCAACTGCTGAGGCTATTAGACAGACGAAGGAGATCCATGACAAGAGAGGCAAAAGGAGAAGAGACGATGATCGTGAAGAAAGGTGA
- a CDS encoding Plb3 GPI-anchored cell surface phospholipase B: MQTYQILIWIISVISLSHCWSPTDSYAPGRIECPSSDILRVADSISEEERDWLSGRDEVTNEKIVDFLKYANMSDINPEDYGNLNRSIHIGLAFSGGGYRAMLNGAGQLSALDERTKSPDGGKAKGLNGLLQASTYIAGLSGGSWLVGSIVFNNFTSVQDIVDHKTDIWNLKHSIVNYGGLNVYKTYKYYKGISDDLNKKEDAGYELSLTDTWGRALAHQFLTTLNDTGASLTMSSVQDWDVFKNYEMPFPIFVSDTRSPNSQIINLNSTLTEFNPFEMGSYDASLYQFTKIKYLGTDLEDGDSNGTCIGGFDNAGYIMGTSSTLFNQFVLQINTTSLSSAIKSIVSSILKKVDKEEDDVAVYEPNPFYKTDVGTSSHIANNETLTLVDGGEDGQNIPLSPLIQPVRNVDVIFAFDNSADTNEYWPNGTSLTQTFDRQFSETGNGTIFPYVPDVNTFVNLNLTARPTFFGCDARNLSSLLQHRNISSYSNQSSSYTVYDSPLIVYTANRPFSYWSNTSTFKLSYDDDERNSIIRNGFEVASRHNLTLDPEWPACVGCAIIRRSQERNGEEQTEQCKRCFERYCWDGSLDADDENRLNFTDEGTTSGNEGTKVSGANMISFSWTLWLGSLAIVSLLVFQQF; the protein is encoded by the coding sequence ATGCAAACCTATCAAATATTAATTTGGATCATCTCCGTAATATCACTATCACATTGTTGGTCTCCAACCGATTCATATGCACCTGGACGCATAGAATGTCCTAGCTCTGATATTTTGAGAGTTGCCGATAGTATCTCAGAAGAAGAACGTGATTGGTTAAGTGGGAGAGATGAAGTTACTaatgaaaagattgttgaCTTTCTCAAGTACGCTAATATGTCAGATATCAATCCAGAGGATTATGGAAACTTGAATAGAAGCATTCACATTGGGCTTGCATTCTCTGGTGGTGGTTATCGTGCTATGTTAAACGGAGCAGGTCAATTAAGTGCTTTAGATGAAAGAACCAAAAGTCCAGACGGTGGAAAGGCAAAAGGATTGAACGGATTGCTTCAAGCCAGTACTTATATTGCAGGGTTATCTGGTGGAAGTTGGTTAGTCGGatctattgttttcaacaacttcaccTCAGTCCAggatattgttgatcatAAAACTGACATTTGGAACTTGAAACATTCTATTGTAAATTATGGTGGATTGAATGTTTATAAAACCTATAAATACTACAAGGGTATTTCAGATGACTTAAACAAGAAGGAAGATGCTGGATATGAATTATCCTTGACCGATACGTGGGGAAGAGCATTGGctcatcaatttctcaCTACCCTCAATGATACAGGTGCTTCCCTCACAATGAGCTCTGTTCAAGACTGGGATGTGTTTAAGAACTATGAAATGCCATTCCCAATATTTGTTAGTGATACTAGATCACCAAATAGTCAAATTATTAATCTCAATTCAACTTTGACTGAGTTTAACCCATTTGAGATGGGAAGTTATGATGCCAGTTTGTACCAATTCACTAAAATAAAGTACTTGGGTACTGATTTAGAGGATGGAGATTCAAACGGAACATGTATTGGTGGGTTTGATAATGCTGGATACATCATGGgaacatcttcaactttgtttaatcaatttgtgttgcaaattaACACAACTTCATTGTCCTCAGCAATTAAATCTATTGTCAGctcaatattgaaaaaggtgGATAAAGAGGAGGATGATGTAGCTGTATATGAACCAAATCCGTTTTACAAGACAGATGTGGGTACCTCATCTCATATTGCCAACAATGAGACATTAACCCTCGTTGACGGTGGTGAAGATGGTCAAAATATCCCATTGTCTCCTTTGATTCAACCAGTTAGAAACGTTGATGTTATCTTTGCATTTGACAATTCGGCAGATACTAATGAATACTGGCCAAATGGAACTTCATTAACTCAAACTTTTGACAGGCAATTTTCCGAAACTGGGAATGGAACCATTTTCCCTTATGTTCCTGATGTAAACAcatttgtcaatttgaacCTTACTGCTAGACCAACATTTTTTGGATGCGATGCCAGAAACTTGTCATCATTGCTTCAACATCGAAACATCAGTTCTTATAGCAATCAATCTAGTTCCTACACCGTTTACGATTCACCATTGATTGTTTACACTGCCAATCGTCCATTCTCGTACTGGTCAAACACATCGACATTCAAATTGCTGTATGATGACGACGAACGTAACTCAATCATTAGAAATGGATTCGAGGTTGCTTCAAGACACAATTTGACTTTGGATCCAGAATGGCCAGCTTGTGTCGGATGTGCAATCATTAGAAGACTGCAAGAAAGAAATGGAGAAGAACAAACTGAACAATGTAAGAgatgttttgaaagataCTGTTGGGACGGAAGCTTGGATGCTGACGATGAAAATAGGTTGAACTTCACCGATGAAGGTACTACAAGTGGCAATGAGGGTACAAAAGTAAGTGGAGCAAACATGATTTCGTTTAGCTGGACTTTATGGTTGGGTTCGTTGGCTATTGTGAGCTTGCttgtatttcaacaattttag
- a CDS encoding esterase: MSFKTNALITQFGGQLLKLTHDSKLTKTPMNVNVFIPPTSKEAKIPVLVYLSGLTCTPENASDKSFFQYWASKYGFALVFPDTSPRGANIKGEDDGWDFGTGAGFYVNATQAPWSTNYNMYSYVHEELIDELSKEYKQLDFDNISITGHSMGGMGALVGFLRKPRNYKSVSAFAPIANPSVVPWGEKNFGGYLGNDQNKWAEYDPTELIKHFNGDDKSTILIHQGLKDNFYERELKPENFVKAAKGYKGDVDLKLVDGYDHSYYFISSFVEEHAKHHAKYLGLL; encoded by the coding sequence ATGTCATTCAAAACTAATGCATTAATAACCCAATTCGGAggtcaattgttgaaattgactcATGATTCAAAACTTACCAAAACACCAATGAATGTTAATGTCTTTATCCCGCCAACTTCAAAAGAGGCCAAGATACCAGTATTGGTTTATCTTTCTGGATTGACTTGTACACCAGAGAATGCTAGTGATAAATcatttttccaatattGGGCAAGCAAGTATGGATTTGCATTAGTTTTTCCCGACACTTCACCAAGAGGAGCCAATATTAAAGGTGAAGATGATGGTTGGGATTTTGGTACTGGAGCTGGATTCTACGTCAACGCAACTCAGGCTCCTTGGTCAACTAACTACAACATGTACTCATATGTACACGaggaattgattgatgaattgagtaAGGAATATAAGCAATTGGATTTTGACAATATTTCAATCACTGGCCATTCAATGGGTGGCATGGGGGCCTTGGTTGGATTTTTAAGAAAGCcaagaaattacaaatcCGTCAGTGCATTTGCACCAATTGCTAATCCAAGTGTTGTTCCATGGGGTGAAAAGAATTTTGGTGGATACTTGGGAAATGATCAGAATAAATGGGCTGAATATGACCCAACtgaattgatcaaacatTTCAATGGGGATGATAAATCAACTATATTAATCCATCAAGGATTAAAAGATAATTTTTACGAAAGAGAATTGAAACCGGAGAATTTTGTTAAAGCGGCAAAAGGTTACAAGGGTGAcgttgatttgaaattagtTGATGGATATGACCATTCGTATTATTTTATTAGTTCATTCGTGGAAGAACATGCTAAACACCATGCTAAATACTTGGGTTTATTATAA
- a CDS encoding Vma22 protein — protein MNWVRNKSLKHENVSNQILHFTMSTMPTIDQHDKTIQLLDLLNEYQELTTIYRLHFINGFLNLSRANFQSEKTKFGKDTFDMRSYDACKVVGVIGDEFNVIDRRDAIVDCDFEDRNALELQQDTQLKNRKKNEKPTKTDNAANTYKDPILQFGALTPPQLKTSQEDFDRALKLSVQIINIRRKIATLTSELESI, from the coding sequence ATGAATTGGGTGCgaaacaaatcattgaagCACGAAAATGTTTCGAACCAAATCCTACACTTCACCATGAGCACAATGCCCACAATCGATCAGCATGACAAGACCATCCAACTCCTCGATCTACTAAACGAGTACCAGGAATTAACCACCATCTATAGATTGCATTTCATAAATGGGTTTCTCAATTTAAGTCGAGCTAACTTTCAAAGTGAAAAGACCAAATTCGGCAAAGACACATTTGATATGAGGAGTTATGATGCTTGCAAGGTAGTTGGCGTAATTGGCGATGAATTCAATGTTATTGATAGGCGAGATGCTATAGTAGACtgtgattttgaagatagAAACGCCTTGGAATTACAGCAGGATACACAATTGAAGAACCGAAAGAAGAATGAAAAGCCCACCAAGACGGATAATGCCGCCAATACCTACAAAGATCCAATTTTACAGTTTGGTGCATTGACGCCTCCACAACTTAAAACCAGCCAAGAGGATTTTGATCgagctttgaaattgagcgttcaaatcatcaacatacGGCGTAAAATTGCCACTTTGACATCTGAATTAGAGAGTATATGA
- a CDS encoding Srb7 protein (S. cerevisiae homolog SRB7 has RNA polymerase II transcription mediator activity, has role in transcription from RNA polymerase II promoter and to mediator complex): MSDRLTQLQICLDQLVEQFNATVHYVNVHVKPALLDEDPTSVSNRAANAPVPQQQQQQQQQQQQQQQSPQSVQQSPKEEGNEDSKELSKPPESTEEDFESTLDELATDIVLKSRQINMLIDSLPGIGVTPEVQMKLIADLSQELKQVEQERQEKIKEKDELLAKVDDLIKELATGISQTRM, encoded by the coding sequence ATGTCGGATAGGCTAACGCAACTTCAAATATGTCTAGATCAACTTGTTGAGCAGTTTAATGCTACTGTACACTACGTCAATGTTCATGTAAAACCGGCATTGTTAGATGAGGATCCAACGTCAGTGTCAAACAGAGCAGCCAATGCACCAGTacctcaacaacaacaacaacagcaacaacagcaacaacagcaacagcaatcACCACAGTCCGTACAGCAACTGCCGAAGGAAGAAGGCAATGAAGATTCCAAGGAATTGCTGAAACCACCTGAATCTACCgaagaagattttgaaagcacgcttgatgaattggctACTGATATCGTTTTGAAAAGTAGACAAATAAACATGTTGATTGATTCATTACCAGGTATAGGTGTTACACCGGAAGTGCAGATGAAATTAATTGCCGATTTGAGTCAGGAGTTGAAGCAAGTAGAGCAGGAGAGacaagaaaagattaaaGAAAAGGATGAGTTGTTGGCCAAAGTAGATGACTTGATCAAGGAGTTAGCTACAGGGATCTCGCAAACAAGGATGTAA